The nucleotide sequence CTGCCTCCAAAACATAAATACCATCTTTATAAAATTCGCTAGCTGCTGCATCCATAGCCAAAAAAACGTCTTTGCCCGGTTCATACCCGGCTTTCTCGATAGCTTCAACAAGGACCTTTAAGGCTTCCTCATTGGAAGCCAGATTGGGAGCAAAACCGCCCTCATCACCTACGGCCGTATTGAGCCCTTTGTTTTTCAGAATTTTCTTAAGACTGTGAAAAACTTCTGCTCCCATTCGCAAAGCCTCTTTAAACGTAGGAGCTCTGAGTGGGACAATCATAAACTCTTGAATATCAAGATTATTATCAGCATGCTTTCCACCGTTTATAACATTCATGAAAGGCACAGGAAGGAGATTCGCTACCACCCCACCAAGGTAACGGTAAAGCGGAAGCCCTGATTCCTCAGCGGCAGCCTTTGCTACAGCCATACTAACACCGAGAATAGCGTTGGCACCCAAACGGCTTTTATTTTCTGTTCCATCAAGGTCTATAAGAAGTCTATCAATACTTGTTTGATCCTGAGCATCGAGTCCCACAATGCGAGGAGCTATTTCTTCATTGACGTTCCGGACCGCTCGAAGCACTCCTTTACCTGAATAACGTTTTGAATCCCCGTCCCTCAGTTCCAGAGCTTCTCGAGAACCTGTTGAAGCTCCCGAAGGCACTGCAGCTCTTCCCATGTAACCCGTATCAAGCCATACATCCACTTCTACTGTGGGGTTTCCTCGAGAATCCAGAATTTCCCTGGCTTTGATAGCAACTATTTCTCCCATATCGTCCCCCTATCTTTTTAGACGGTTAAAAATACAAATAGGCTTGACCCTCCTTCGTGTGCTTATCTATCATAGTTTGGGTTTATTTGGAATTTTTATCAACAAGCGAGGGAGTGAAAAATGGGAAACGTAATCAATGCAGGTGAACTGAGAAAAGGCCTTAAACTCGAAATCGATGGGGAACCCTATCTTATCGTCGATTTTGAATTCACCAAACCGGGGAAAGGGCAGGCTCTTTACCGTTGCAGATTAAAAAACCTTATCACTGGTATTCAGTATGACCGCACATACCGTTCAGGAGACCGTTTTGTGGAAGCCGATATAGAGGAACAGGAGGCAGAATATCTTTATAAGGAAGGAAATCAATACCATTTTATGGTTACATCAACCTATGAACAGGTTGAAATGTCCGCAGATCAACTTGGAGATGCCGTAAACTACCTGACGGAAAACCTCAAGGTAAATATGCTATTTTTTAAGGGAAGACCCATTGGGATAACACTTCCGAATTTTGTCAATCTTAGAGTTATCAAAGCAGAACCGGGAGTAAAAGGAGATACTGCCTCTGGAGCGACAAAACCTGTTGTTTTAGAGACAGGCTATGAACTTCAGGTGCCTCTCTTCGTTGAAGAAGGCGATCTATTGAAAATCGACACAAGAACGGGAAGCTATGTTGAGCGAGTCTGAAAAACCCGGGTGTTAGGATCGCTTCCACGTCAAGGATTGAAAATTGGACCCTGTTCTTTAGCTTATGGATATTATGACGCAAACGCCCAAGGCAAATAAAGCCTATTATCTTGAAAGGCGCAGAGACGTTCTCAGAGCAATAAGAGAATTCTTCGATCGAGAAGGATTCCTTGAGGTAGAGACTCCAATTAGAGTTCCCGCTGTTGCGCCAGAACATCATATAGATCCTTTTAGATCGGAAGAATGGTTTCTAATAACAAGCCCAGAGATCCAGATGAAGATGCTCCTGGCAGAAGGATATGAAAGGATCTATCAAATTACAAAAGTTTTCAGAAAGGGAGAGCGTGGAAAACGACATCTTCCAGAATTTACAATGCTCGAGTGGTATCGAAGCGGTTGCTCTTATGAAGCTATAATGGATGATTGTCGAAAACTCATAAGATTTCTGGGAGAATGGCTCTCCCTTCCCGACCCCTTCCCTTATGGAGACCGCTGGCTAAGTTATTCCCGAGAGTGGCAGGTTTTTACATTAGAAGAGCTCTTTAACCATAAAGTGGGCTGGAATCCTTTCACACATCCAAATTCGGAAAATTTTTCTTTAGCAATTGTAGAACAAATCGAACCATATCTTTCAACTTTCTCAACGCCGTGCATACTTAAAGATTATCCACCTTCGGAGGCCGCTCTTGCCGATTGCAGCGGGAGTATTTGCGAGCGTTTTGAAGTATATTGGGGTGGTATTGAACTCGCCAACGGCAACACGGAACTAACAGAAAGAGATATTCTAGAAACACGTTTTCAGAACGCCCTGGCTTTCAGAAAAAAAGCTGGATTTTATCCACTACCGATGCCCTATTCTTTTCTTGAACTTATGGATGCCATGCCACCATCAGCCGGTATAGCCCTGGGGATAGATAGGCTTGTGATGATTCTTTCCAATGCTCCATCGATTGACTGGGTTGTAGCCTTTACACCAGAAGAATTATGAAAAAGGGGAAACTATGGAAAAGACAGGAAGAGACCCCTTAATCCCTCCCGGTCAAAAGCATATTTATCATTACGTAATTGACGATAAAGGGGATTGGTTTTGCGAAGGCAATCCTGTGTTAGACCGTGATCTCTTGAAAATTCTCAGCATTTCACTTTTTGAAAAAGAAGGCCGCTACTACATCCGATGTGAAGGCGAAGTCCATCCTGTAGAGGTAAAAGATGCGCCCCTCTGGATAAAATACATCCACATTTCAAAAAATGACAAAGGGGAAGTAGAAGCAATAGAAATTGAATTAACCGATGGAAGAAGAGAACATCTTCGACCGGAAACACTATGGCTTGAAGCCGATTCCTCCCTGTATTGCCTGGCAACTCGCAAAAACCTTAAAGCTCGCTTTGGCAAAATTGCTTACTATGAAATTGCTAACCATATAAGTTACGACGAAGAAACCGGAAATTATCGCATCACAGTGAAAGAACAAGACTTCTTCGTCCCCATCAGATAACCAGTCAGACAGTCAAATCTCAAATCCCCAATAAGCAATAGCAAAAAAAAAATAGAGGGCTTACTTAGCAACAATTCCTGCGATAATCAACACAACAAACCATGCTCCACAAAGAGCCCATAAAAATTGTTTCCATCTTTCACCAAAATACTTTTGCGTATTTCCAACAATCCAGGACCAGTTGAGATATATATGGACAGCTAAAACGCCAAGGAAAATGAGAGCAAAAGTTAAATGTATATCTCCCCAGGTATGGCGATGAAGTCCTAAAAAGAATTTTTCCTGGTGAGGAATATTACCGCCACCTGGAATCACGAAAGCAAGTAAAAGCCCTACGACGGCAGTTGATGTAAGACTAACAAAAAGAATTGCATCGAGAATAAACTTTAAGGTGTTTCTCTGCATAAAAACTCCTTTTTTAGAGCAATCACACTATTAATTCTTTTCGGAAATCACCTCTGAAAGGGCACTGTGAATATCAGGATACAAAAATCTAAAACCGACTTGAAGCAAACGTTCTGGCACCACTCGCTGACTCATCAAAAGGGTTTTCCCAAATTCTCCCAGCACCAGCCTCAAAACAAACCCGGGAGTCTTGAAAAAAGCTGGCTTTCCAAGCAGTTTCCCTAGGACAGAAGCCAATTCTTTATTTCTCACCGGGTTAGGAGCGCAAAAGTTGAAAACACCGCTAAATGAGGGTTCCTGAGCTGTAAATTCCATAGCTCGCAAAAGATCCGTCATATGAATCCAGGAAAACCACTGATTGCCATTCCCTAATGGACCTCCCAAGCCTCGGCGAAAGGCTTTAAGCATCTCACCAAGAGCTCCACCTGTCTTGCCCAAAATAATTCCAAACCGCATTATTACCACACGAACTCCTTTTTCGGAGGCATGCCGTGCCGCTTGTTCCCAATCTACGCAAACTCCAGCCAAGAAATCATTGCCGGGAGGATCATATTCCCTAAGTATTCTCTCGCCCCCATCTCCATAATATCCAACAGCTGAAGTGCTTAAAAGAACGGAGTTATCCCGAAGGGCTTCAACAACATTTTCGGTCGTTTTTATTCTGGAATCGTAAATTTTTCTTTTAACAGCATCACTCCATCGCTGAAAAATGGAAGCTCCTGCAAGATTGATGACTACATCGTGTTCAGAAACTACATTTTGCCAGGATCCTTTTAGGGTTGTATCTCCGAACACGTAAGTTGCTTCCTTTGGGGTGTAAGGTTTTGGAGATGGCGAATGATCAACCAGAGTAACATTATGTCCTTTTGAAATAAAATATTTGGCCGCCTCTGTCCCTACAAAACCAAGCCCACCAGTAATTAATATTTTCATAGGAATCCTCCCTTCCCCACTTTCTCACAAAACTCAAAGAAGCTACCTACATGAAATTATTTTTATGAAGACTCAGGCTACATGATTTGGAGGAGACCAGATGCAATTTTATAAATGCTAGGCTAATTTTCCTTCCAAATCGAACCTAAATGTTCATACTCGCCACGAATAACTTCAATATTATGTTCGAGAAGTCCAACCTGTCTAATTTTTTTAACTACTGATTCAGCCATTTGTGGGAGAAGAAGCATATCTTCGGGTGGAATAAGCCATTTAATTTGACGTTCACACATAGCATCAATCCATGTATCAGAAAAAGCACTACTACCGGAAAGACATAACAATCCTATCTGTCCACGATCTCGGACCAAATCTACAAGATTTAAAATAGTTGCTTCTACAGCATCCTGCCCACTTGTTTGCAAAACCATACCAGGGAAAGCTATATATTTCTCATTTTCAACTCTATCAAAATGCCATCTAGACATAGCATAAAAAAGGTTAAGAGACTTTCTGTTTATAGCTATACTCTCCTGTCGTTTTCCTGAAAATACTTCAACACCGTAACCCTTATGCTTGGTTATAAGTTCTGCAAGGGCTGGCAAAAATTCTCTATCCATACTGGAAAAACCGATTACATATCCTGCTGACAAAAAATCCCATAAAGGCAATCGAAACCAATCCATGTGAGAACCTTCCGCTCCAACAATGATAAGAAACTTTTCCGCAGAATCCGATAATTCATTATCAATGGAAAGTATTTTATTGCTATTTTCCGCCTTGGGCTTCCACCGCCTAAAATGATCTATCCTTGCTCTGGATGCTTTTCTAAGAATTGAACGCAAGGTGCGCCCGTATATTTCAAGATCTTCACCTCGATTTTGAGGTTTAGGACAGACATCCACTGCTCCAAGGCGCATAAAATCGAAAAGTATATCGCTCGATCCTTCCAAAAAAGCGCTTACCACTACGACTGGAACACTGTAGCGAATCATAAGATGTTTTAATGTCGTATCACCAGGCATAACCGGCATAAAGGCATCGAGAGTAACCACATCAACCACTTCATCTTCCATATATCCTATAGCTTCTTCACCATTGTTAGCCACGCCAACAACCACGAATTCTGGGTCTTCTTCGATAAGTCTCTTAAGCTGTCGGGCAAAAAAGGGCGAATCATCGACTATCAACACGTGGATAAGTTTTTCCTTTTGGTGTTCATCTTTTATTCTAGCAGCTTCTAGCGCCAAATATTCCCATGGCTTTAGAATAGTCTGAGGAACGTTATCAATGGAAGATGGTATTATTTCAAACACCACTTCATCCCATAGAGCTATCTCCCAGAAAGCATCTTCTCCTGTTTTCTGGTCAGTGGTAGCATGAACCACGCATCCATCCTTAATGTAAAGAGTTCCCTCTTTGCCTTCAGAAACAGCTTTGATTATTGTGGGAAACTGACCTACGCAGACCATCTGAAGAAGTTGAGAAACATCAACATTCGATATGGTTCCTCGAAAGCCTTTTTGAGTAGAATCTGACCGTTTTCCTTCAGCCATGTTTTTAACCTTGTAATGAATCACTCATATCCGATCAAAACTTTGTTTTGTTCGCTCTATAAAGCTGAAAATTAATTTTAAGAATTGCTGGCATACTCTATTTATAAAACTTTTCTACATACTCGATAATCGCAGGAACATCGATAATAAGAGACACCGTCCCATCTCCAAGAATTGTTGCTCCAGCATAACCTTGAAAAACATCCATCACATCTTCAATAGGCTTAATAACAACCTCCTGTTGCCCTAAAAACTGATCAACCACAAGACCCGCTTCTTTAGCTGGCGTTCTCAGCAAGACAATGTAATGTCCCTCTGCAACTTTATCAGTCTTAACTTTTCTTGGGAAAATATATTCTGGGAAAATAAGAGGTATAGTTCTACCCTCAAGGGTCAAGAAATAGGCATTATGAACCTTTTTGATTTTTCTTTCATCAAAGGCATAAACTTCTCCAACAGAAGCAAGGGGAAGAGTGTAAATGTCACCCATAATTTTTACAAGAAGGCCGGGAATAATTGCCAGAGTCAAAGGAATCTGGATAATGAATTGAGTCCCCTGCCCTAACCAGGATCTGACAGAAACGTGACCATTTATTTTCCTACACTCATCTCGCACTACATCAAGGCCAATGCCTCTACCGGCCGTCTCGTCAACTTCAAGGGCTGTAGATACTCCCGGAAGGAAAATGGTATCAAGCAATTCTTCAATGCTCATCCGACCTACTTCTTCTGGACTAAAGATACCCTTTTCCACAAGAACCTTTCCAAGCTGATCCACAGGAACTCCAGCCCCGTCATCTGTAACTTCTATGATTACATGTTGACCTCGATAATATGCACTAATAGTTATAGTACCGTCTTCAGGTTTACCCAGACTTTTTCGGACTTCGGACCTTTCAATTCCGTGAGCAACAGCATTTCTTAAAATATGAATCATGGGCTCGTAAAGCTGTTCCAGAATGAAGCGATCCACTTCTGTTTCGCCACCTTTGATAACCATACGCACCGATTTACCATACTGAGAAGCATGATCGCGAACCACTCTCGGAAAACGCTGAAACAACTGCATTAAGGGTAGCATGCGAATTTTCATGACCGCATCTTGAAGATCGGCGGTAATCCGCCCCAAACTAGAGACAGCATCACGATACTGCTGCCACAGGTCGGTAAGAACCTTTTTTCTATCAGCATCCAAAATGCCTGCTCTGGTCCATTCTTCAGTAATACGCTTTAGCTCTGCTGTAAGAGTTACAAAATGAGATCTCCTTATAACCAATTCACCCACTTCATTCAGCAGATGATCCACTTTAGCAGGATCAACCCGAAGCATCTCTGTAGGTTGAGCAGGAACATCTTCGGGAACGGTCAAATCTTCCTGATAAATTGGCAGTGGTGTAACTTCTTCCTCTATAATTTCTTCCCAGAGTTCGGTCGGAGCGCTTTCTTCTAGAGATTCTTCCACGAACTGGCTTGGGGATTCCCTAAAAAATTCTTCGGATTCCGCTGTTGGAGGTTCCACCTGTTGAGTATCCTCCATCCAACTAGCAAAAGCCTGTTCAAGTTCTTCGTCTATGACCTTTAATTCCTGATCTGTAAAAGGGCGCGCCGCTTCAAGCGGCTTACCTCCTTCTCCTCTAAGAATATCAATAAGAGACTGAGCATTCAAAGGCGGCAGAACTTTAGCAAGATAATCTACACATTTATTCGAGACTTCGATCAAATCATTTGTGGGAGCTGATTTTTGCATTAAGTCCATCAGAGTTCTCTGCCAGCCTTCAAAAAACTTCACAAGCAATTCATAATCCATATAGCGGGTAGAACTAAGGACTCGACGGAAGGATCTTTCAAAAGCCTGGTGCATTTCGCTTTTATCCAGAACAGCCGAGGAAGCTATAGTTTCACAGATAAACTTGAGCTGCTCGTGGAGTGTATCAATAAAGATTGCAAACAATTCCGGATCCGAGTCTTCTCCTTCTATCGGTTTAGCATCAGCAGGAATAAAATCCAGAGGAGGCAATGGCTCATCGCCTGCAAAAGCTTTTTCAAGTTTCATGTCCAAGTCTTGTGGAACAGCCAAATCTTCACCTTGAGTCTGAATGTTCTGGATGCTTTGTTTAATAAAATCAAGCACAGAAAACAGAGTATCGATGGTGTGTTTCTTAAGAGAGTCTTTCCCCTTAGCTACTGGCTCAAGCAAATTTTCAACTTTATGAATAAACCTTCCCAGATTTTGAAATCCCGTATAGTAAGATGACCCTTTAAGGCTGTGGACTGCCCGAAAAAGAGTAGAGATAGCGATTTTGTCATCGGTATCCTGATCTAACTTAAGGAGTGAGTCCTCAAAACGGCTGAGTTGATCTCGGGCATCCTCCAAAAAATCCATCACAACTTCTGATATGTTCATAAAATACTCCTCATTATCGGACCAATAACACTCTGGCTCTTTTTTCTTCGGGTTTAGCCAGCCTTCATTAATTGTTAGCTCGAACTTTTATCTTCGCCAAGCGTTCTAATTAGTTCTTCTCCATTAACCTTGAACTGAGCTAACAATTCAGAAAATTCTCTCATAACACTCACGAGGCGTTCGTTCAGTTCGAAAGAATTCTGAGCTCCGGTAGCGCTAGTGGTTGCCAGTTCTGCCACCTGTCTAATAACGGCTTCTAATTTCTGAGCATATTCTTGCTGTTGAGTCGTAAGTTCTGCAATGCGAGCCGCACGTTCATTGGCTTTTGCGATATCGCGACTTACTTGATCTGTCCCTTTGGCTTGTTCTTTGGTTGCAGCATCAACTTCCTGGGAAAGTTGCTGAATTTCCTGAATCATTTCGGCAACTCTATCACGTCGAATAATCTGGTCACTTGTAAGATTGGTAATTTCCTCGGCAAGAGCACTCAAACGATCCATCGCGGCAACGATTCTTTCAACTTCCCTGATCTGATCCTGAGTTGCCAGGTTAATTTCATGAGTGAGAGCATTTGCTTTGTCGGACGCCGAAACAACATTTTGGAGCACTGCTTGGCTGTTCGAAGCAAGATCTCTTCCTTCCTGAACTTTCCCATAACTCTCTCGAGAGAGAATTGCAATTTCTCGTGCTGCTTCACTGGTTCGTTCTGCAAGTTTTCTAACCTCTTCAGCGACAACGGCGAACCCTCGACCATGTTCACCAGCTCGAGCAGCCTCAATAGCAGCATTCAAAGCTAAAAGGTTTGTCTGATCAGCAATATCAGAAATAACCTCTACGATTTCTGTAACACGCTCAGCACTTTCAGCAATAACCTTCATTCTATCAACCATTTGCTCAATAGTCTGTTGTCCGGAATAGGCCGTTTCAAGAGCTTCCTGTGATCGTTGAGCGGTCTCCTGGGTTCGTTCAGCAATTTTTTGAATGGCAGCTCGCATCTGGGCAATAGCCTGAGATGTGTCCTCAACAGCTTCAAGCTGACTTGCTGTTCGAATCGAAACTTTTTCATCTGTTTCGCTCATTTGCTGGATATAGTCCAAAGCTTCAAGCACCTTTTCTACCTGCCTGGAAGCGGAAGTTGCGATTTCTCTAACGCTCGTTGACATCTCCATAAGGGCTGTAGCGATGCCCTCGTAGTAGGATTGGCTTTCTAGAGCGTTATTTTGGCTTTCTTCTGCCATCTTTCGAAGTCCTTCAACCTGAACAAGCACATCTTGAATCTGGGTTGCCTGCTGTTCAGCATTGTCCACAATTTGCGAAGCAATGGTCTTAACTTGTTCTACCGCATCCGACACATGATTTTGACCTCGCAAAACTCCAAGGAAGGTTTGCTGAAGTCTCCCCAGCAAACCATTGAAGGCTATAGCCATCTGACCAAGCTCATCTCTGGACTTGACAGCCACTCGCTTAGTCA is from Thermodesulforhabdaceae bacterium and encodes:
- a CDS encoding DUF4405 domain-containing protein; this translates as MQRNTLKFILDAILFVSLTSTAVVGLLLAFVIPGGGNIPHQEKFFLGLHRHTWGDIHLTFALIFLGVLAVHIYLNWSWIVGNTQKYFGERWKQFLWALCGAWFVVLIIAGIVAK
- a CDS encoding methyl-accepting chemotaxis protein — its product is MANLKMASEGGVSVRTKLIGLFLLTIIPLILLQVLNYRTFKAQIDIDIENRLVSEATRISNTIDLIMHERAADIKSWAQLDAIKTALEIGGGQAGSDDLLKTLVENYGTFYVLMVVDSGGRVISASMSEAIGLSVKEMPWFGGLIEGKSIAINWQKYDFLEKLVPGSKGYSVLFAEPVMSGGKPLGGVVGLVNWGIVENLIKAYKVGTTGYAYVVRQPEYQVIAHPVEALLGKTGYDLGVPGLVEDAKKGKTISRYLWKDPKTGQEIEKIAGFATSTGYGLFKGFNWGVAVGSDISEIYAALPKVRNQFYLVTILYIAFIIVVAVILNVLVSRPISEMVRTMVDITHNLDLTKRVAVKSRDELGQMAIAFNGLLGRLQQTFLGVLRGQNHVSDAVEQVKTIASQIVDNAEQQATQIQDVLVQVEGLRKMAEESQNNALESQSYYEGIATALMEMSTSVREIATSASRQVEKVLEALDYIQQMSETDEKVSIRTASQLEAVEDTSQAIAQMRAAIQKIAERTQETAQRSQEALETAYSGQQTIEQMVDRMKVIAESAERVTEIVEVISDIADQTNLLALNAAIEAARAGEHGRGFAVVAEEVRKLAERTSEAAREIAILSRESYGKVQEGRDLASNSQAVLQNVVSASDKANALTHEINLATQDQIREVERIVAAMDRLSALAEEITNLTSDQIIRRDRVAEMIQEIQQLSQEVDAATKEQAKGTDQVSRDIAKANERAARIAELTTQQQEYAQKLEAVIRQVAELATTSATGAQNSFELNERLVSVMREFSELLAQFKVNGEELIRTLGEDKSSS
- a CDS encoding chemotaxis protein CheA, translated to MNISEVVMDFLEDARDQLSRFEDSLLKLDQDTDDKIAISTLFRAVHSLKGSSYYTGFQNLGRFIHKVENLLEPVAKGKDSLKKHTIDTLFSVLDFIKQSIQNIQTQGEDLAVPQDLDMKLEKAFAGDEPLPPLDFIPADAKPIEGEDSDPELFAIFIDTLHEQLKFICETIASSAVLDKSEMHQAFERSFRRVLSSTRYMDYELLVKFFEGWQRTLMDLMQKSAPTNDLIEVSNKCVDYLAKVLPPLNAQSLIDILRGEGGKPLEAARPFTDQELKVIDEELEQAFASWMEDTQQVEPPTAESEEFFRESPSQFVEESLEESAPTELWEEIIEEEVTPLPIYQEDLTVPEDVPAQPTEMLRVDPAKVDHLLNEVGELVIRRSHFVTLTAELKRITEEWTRAGILDADRKKVLTDLWQQYRDAVSSLGRITADLQDAVMKIRMLPLMQLFQRFPRVVRDHASQYGKSVRMVIKGGETEVDRFILEQLYEPMIHILRNAVAHGIERSEVRKSLGKPEDGTITISAYYRGQHVIIEVTDDGAGVPVDQLGKVLVEKGIFSPEEVGRMSIEELLDTIFLPGVSTALEVDETAGRGIGLDVVRDECRKINGHVSVRSWLGQGTQFIIQIPLTLAIIPGLLVKIMGDIYTLPLASVGEVYAFDERKIKKVHNAYFLTLEGRTIPLIFPEYIFPRKVKTDKVAEGHYIVLLRTPAKEAGLVVDQFLGQQEVVIKPIEDVMDVFQGYAGATILGDGTVSLIIDVPAIIEYVEKFYK
- a CDS encoding response regulator, whose product is MAEGKRSDSTQKGFRGTISNVDVSQLLQMVCVGQFPTIIKAVSEGKEGTLYIKDGCVVHATTDQKTGEDAFWEIALWDEVVFEIIPSSIDNVPQTILKPWEYLALEAARIKDEHQKEKLIHVLIVDDSPFFARQLKRLIEEDPEFVVVGVANNGEEAIGYMEDEVVDVVTLDAFMPVMPGDTTLKHLMIRYSVPVVVVSAFLEGSSDILFDFMRLGAVDVCPKPQNRGEDLEIYGRTLRSILRKASRARIDHFRRWKPKAENSNKILSIDNELSDSAEKFLIIVGAEGSHMDWFRLPLWDFLSAGYVIGFSSMDREFLPALAELITKHKGYGVEVFSGKRQESIAINRKSLNLFYAMSRWHFDRVENEKYIAFPGMVLQTSGQDAVEATILNLVDLVRDRGQIGLLCLSGSSAFSDTWIDAMCERQIKWLIPPEDMLLLPQMAESVVKKIRQVGLLEHNIEVIRGEYEHLGSIWKEN
- a CDS encoding TIGR01777 family oxidoreductase — encoded protein: MKILITGGLGFVGTEAAKYFISKGHNVTLVDHSPSPKPYTPKEATYVFGDTTLKGSWQNVVSEHDVVINLAGASIFQRWSDAVKRKIYDSRIKTTENVVEALRDNSVLLSTSAVGYYGDGGERILREYDPPGNDFLAGVCVDWEQAARHASEKGVRVVIMRFGIILGKTGGALGEMLKAFRRGLGGPLGNGNQWFSWIHMTDLLRAMEFTAQEPSFSGVFNFCAPNPVRNKELASVLGKLLGKPAFFKTPGFVLRLVLGEFGKTLLMSQRVVPERLLQVGFRFLYPDIHSALSEVISEKN
- the efp gene encoding elongation factor P; translated protein: MGNVINAGELRKGLKLEIDGEPYLIVDFEFTKPGKGQALYRCRLKNLITGIQYDRTYRSGDRFVEADIEEQEAEYLYKEGNQYHFMVTSTYEQVEMSADQLGDAVNYLTENLKVNMLFFKGRPIGITLPNFVNLRVIKAEPGVKGDTASGATKPVVLETGYELQVPLFVEEGDLLKIDTRTGSYVERV
- the eno gene encoding phosphopyruvate hydratase codes for the protein MGEIVAIKAREILDSRGNPTVEVDVWLDTGYMGRAAVPSGASTGSREALELRDGDSKRYSGKGVLRAVRNVNEEIAPRIVGLDAQDQTSIDRLLIDLDGTENKSRLGANAILGVSMAVAKAAAEESGLPLYRYLGGVVANLLPVPFMNVINGGKHADNNLDIQEFMIVPLRAPTFKEALRMGAEVFHSLKKILKNKGLNTAVGDEGGFAPNLASNEEALKVLVEAIEKAGYEPGKDVFLAMDAAASEFYKDGIYVLEAEKEPKKSSADLVGYYEDLVKRYPIVSIEDGMAESDWEGWKLLTERLGRSIQLVGDDVFVTNTKIIAKGIQKGVANSVLIKLNQIGTVTETFEAIDMAHKAGYKTIISHRSGETEDTIIADLAVAARTGQIKTGSLSRTDRVAKYNRLLRIEEELDRSGRYAGLSD
- a CDS encoding amino acid--tRNA ligase-related protein, producing the protein MTQTPKANKAYYLERRRDVLRAIREFFDREGFLEVETPIRVPAVAPEHHIDPFRSEEWFLITSPEIQMKMLLAEGYERIYQITKVFRKGERGKRHLPEFTMLEWYRSGCSYEAIMDDCRKLIRFLGEWLSLPDPFPYGDRWLSYSREWQVFTLEELFNHKVGWNPFTHPNSENFSLAIVEQIEPYLSTFSTPCILKDYPPSEAALADCSGSICERFEVYWGGIELANGNTELTERDILETRFQNALAFRKKAGFYPLPMPYSFLELMDAMPPSAGIALGIDRLVMILSNAPSIDWVVAFTPEEL